In the genome of Vibrio sp. NTOU-M3, one region contains:
- a CDS encoding DUF945 family protein: protein MHQLKKIGAIGGAISLALCWPLAVGQIGQNVITDGINNFDNASVKAEIVSYDRGYLSSVVKTRYTLTDEALAEQLQADGLPTDWIVLSNIDHGLLSLSAVSVLENVPQLPLTLNTVTQLNGNTDFSLELAAWHQEFSGEDGAAISIAPSNLTGHATVLGNVNYQLDIPSIEIDFNSGEKLIMTSLTGQGDGKQLNGYWLGDQVAKLDSIRLTEGESTTLLDINQAQYEFNSALDDMTSRLDSHHVFTINNATMDEDTLSNFKVDVSLGDIDSESFSQLLSLYQNNPQLTETEIQKAIPYVETLFSKGFNLTMNKMALTLGKGEFESAWNVTIPEGTDNVAADPTKILPALTGKLDTYFSDELVEEYPFIKQGIDEAVIMEFVQDTDTGYKINADLKDGKLVFANGQQVPLFALLMPLMLQP, encoded by the coding sequence ATGCATCAGCTTAAAAAAATCGGCGCTATAGGTGGCGCAATCTCATTAGCACTATGTTGGCCTCTTGCGGTAGGGCAAATTGGTCAGAATGTTATTACCGATGGCATCAATAATTTCGATAACGCTTCCGTAAAAGCAGAAATTGTCAGCTACGACCGTGGCTACTTATCGTCCGTTGTTAAAACGCGCTACACCTTAACCGATGAAGCGTTGGCGGAGCAGCTTCAGGCCGACGGCTTGCCAACCGACTGGATTGTGCTCAGTAATATTGATCATGGGTTATTAAGCTTGAGTGCCGTTTCTGTTTTAGAAAATGTGCCTCAGTTACCGCTTACTTTGAATACGGTAACGCAATTAAATGGGAATACCGACTTCTCGCTAGAGCTGGCTGCTTGGCATCAGGAATTTTCTGGTGAGGATGGTGCGGCTATTTCCATTGCACCATCAAACTTAACTGGACATGCTACCGTTTTAGGCAATGTGAATTATCAGTTAGATATTCCATCGATAGAGATTGATTTTAACTCTGGTGAAAAATTGATCATGACGAGTTTAACTGGTCAAGGTGATGGAAAACAGCTCAATGGATATTGGCTGGGTGATCAAGTTGCCAAATTGGATAGTATTCGCCTTACCGAGGGTGAATCGACAACACTTCTCGACATTAACCAAGCCCAATATGAGTTCAACTCAGCGCTAGATGATATGACGAGCCGTTTAGATAGCCATCATGTATTTACCATCAATAATGCAACAATGGATGAAGACACTTTGTCTAATTTCAAAGTGGATGTTTCACTTGGTGATATTGATAGTGAATCATTCAGTCAATTACTTTCCTTATATCAAAATAATCCTCAGTTGACTGAAACAGAGATTCAGAAAGCGATTCCTTATGTTGAAACGTTATTCTCTAAAGGTTTTAACCTGACGATGAATAAGATGGCTTTAACGCTTGGTAAAGGGGAATTTGAGTCTGCATGGAATGTTACGATTCCTGAAGGTACCGATAATGTGGCTGCCGATCCAACAAAAATTTTGCCAGCTCTGACAGGTAAATTGGATACCTATTTTTCTGATGAGCTTGTTGAAGAGTACCCATTTATCAAACAAGGTATCGATGAAGCTGTGATCATGGAATTTGTTCAGGATACCGATACTGGTTACAAGATTAATGCGGACTTAAAAGATGGTAAGTTAGTCTTTGCTAATGGACAGCAAGTGCCTTTGTTTGCTCTTCTCATGCCCTTGATGTTACAACCATAG
- a CDS encoding chalcone isomerase family protein, producing MQIVKKWKTSFFALLIGTNVVSAEATTIGKSPVWHEWQVVGTAQLTVFIFDVYSSQLLSPNGKYAASDDISPHPLALEIHYQRNISSQQLIDATEEQWRELGYQSSQIMPWVKTVEGIFPNIEQGQKLTYVTDGRVGQFFYANGEVDLYQIGQIEDEQLNDAFLAIWLSPETEYPELRKQLIGENQ from the coding sequence ATGCAAATAGTGAAAAAATGGAAAACAAGCTTCTTTGCTCTACTGATTGGGACAAACGTAGTAAGCGCTGAGGCCACTACAATAGGAAAATCGCCTGTTTGGCATGAATGGCAGGTGGTTGGGACGGCACAACTTACCGTCTTTATTTTTGACGTGTATTCTTCACAACTGCTATCTCCCAATGGAAAGTATGCAGCATCCGACGATATTTCTCCCCATCCTCTAGCGCTAGAAATACACTATCAACGTAACATTTCAAGTCAGCAACTCATTGATGCCACCGAAGAACAATGGCGAGAGTTAGGTTATCAATCTAGTCAAATAATGCCTTGGGTAAAAACGGTGGAAGGTATATTCCCAAATATAGAGCAGGGGCAAAAGCTGACGTATGTGACTGATGGAAGAGTCGGGCAATTTTTTTACGCTAACGGTGAGGTCGATTTATACCAAATTGGTCAGATTGAAGATGAGCAATTAAATGATGCTTTTCTCGCGATTTGGTTATCGCCTGAAACAGAATACCCAGAGCTACGAAAACAGTTGATAGGAGAAAATCAATGA
- the hflD gene encoding high frequency lysogenization protein HflD, with protein MANALYDRTIAFAGICQAVALVQQVAKDGYCDSDAFQASLNAILSTNPSNTVAVFGNEANLKLGLECLVKGIDSTPTGSEITRYIISLMALERKLSARNDAMSQLGDRIQMLERQLEHYDLLDENMISNVASVYLDVISPIGPRIQVTGTPSVLQQTSNQHKVRALLLSGIRSAVLWRQVGGKRRHLIFGRKKMVEQAQILLARMQ; from the coding sequence GTGGCTAACGCACTTTATGACCGAACTATTGCCTTTGCTGGTATTTGTCAGGCCGTTGCATTAGTGCAACAAGTAGCAAAAGACGGTTATTGTGATTCTGACGCGTTTCAAGCTTCACTCAATGCAATTCTCAGCACCAACCCTTCTAACACAGTTGCGGTATTTGGGAATGAAGCCAATTTAAAACTCGGTCTGGAATGTTTGGTTAAAGGAATCGATAGCACGCCGACTGGCAGTGAAATCACACGCTATATTATTAGCCTGATGGCACTCGAACGTAAACTCAGTGCGCGAAATGATGCGATGTCACAACTTGGCGATCGAATTCAGATGTTAGAGCGACAGCTTGAACACTATGACCTCTTAGACGAGAACATGATCAGCAATGTTGCCAGTGTATACCTAGATGTCATCAGCCCAATAGGCCCTAGAATTCAGGTCACTGGTACTCCATCTGTTCTGCAACAAACCTCTAACCAGCACAAAGTTCGTGCACTGTTGTTATCAGGTATCCGTAGCGCAGTACTTTGGCGTCAAGTTGGCGGTAAACGTCGCCACCTGATTTTCGGACGTAAGAAGATGGTAGAGCAAGCACAAATCCTTCTTGCTCGAATGCAGTAA
- a CDS encoding SDR family NAD(P)-dependent oxidoreductase, with product MSCVFITGATSGIGRQLAIDYANAGWMVVACGRNQSCLSELSRLSPVIQTLCFDMTELRAIKEQVAQMQCSPELWILNAGDCEYIDHGKIDAALIKRVFDTNVIGLANTLEAIQPYFSTGDRVAIVGSIASEVALPRAEAYGASKAAVSYLARSLALDLKPYGIKISTIYPGFVKTPLTDKNTFSMPFLVSPEKASKCIQRGLEKGKETIYFPTRFTSMLRFLGALPYFLQRKLTAQLTSR from the coding sequence ATGAGTTGTGTGTTCATTACCGGAGCTACATCAGGCATTGGCCGGCAGTTAGCGATAGATTATGCCAATGCTGGTTGGATGGTCGTGGCTTGTGGCAGAAATCAAAGTTGTTTATCTGAGTTATCACGGTTGTCCCCTGTAATACAAACGCTTTGTTTTGACATGACTGAACTAAGGGCGATTAAAGAACAAGTCGCTCAAATGCAGTGCTCTCCAGAACTTTGGATATTAAATGCTGGCGATTGTGAATATATCGACCATGGGAAGATTGATGCGGCGTTAATAAAGCGCGTGTTTGATACTAATGTTATTGGACTGGCGAATACCTTAGAGGCCATTCAACCCTATTTTAGTACTGGTGACAGAGTGGCCATTGTCGGTTCCATCGCAAGTGAAGTTGCGCTGCCTAGGGCTGAAGCTTACGGCGCTTCAAAAGCGGCAGTAAGCTATTTGGCTCGATCGCTTGCTCTTGATTTAAAACCTTATGGAATAAAAATATCTACGATCTATCCCGGTTTTGTTAAAACGCCACTAACGGATAAGAACACCTTCTCAATGCCTTTTCTCGTCTCGCCTGAGAAAGCATCAAAATGCATCCAGCGAGGACTAGAAAAAGGGAAAGAAACGATCTACTTCCCAACCCGATTCACAAGCATGCTCCGATTTCTTGGGGCGCTACCTTATTTTTTACAGCGCAAGCTCACAGCGCAACTCACTTCCCGATAA
- a CDS encoding DUF2878 domain-containing protein, translated as MAKLFIISTWFQVIWFAAVVGGENYQWVTIACVVATYAITLMKHYIPLEKVVLLSLLGIAVDYANIQFELLRFEILEFPLWLLALWFAFLWYAYYLMPFLTRYPVFPVSLLGGFAGMASYFAGNGLGAVTFPNSVSSTAIILFVEWFVIIFVICRVYRYANSEKMENKLLCSTDWDKRSKR; from the coding sequence ATGGCAAAGCTGTTTATCATTTCGACCTGGTTTCAAGTTATTTGGTTTGCTGCTGTTGTCGGTGGGGAAAACTATCAATGGGTGACCATTGCTTGTGTAGTGGCAACTTATGCTATTACATTGATGAAGCACTATATCCCTCTAGAAAAAGTTGTTTTATTGAGCTTACTCGGTATTGCTGTGGATTATGCCAATATTCAGTTCGAGTTGTTGCGATTTGAAATACTAGAATTTCCATTGTGGCTGCTCGCACTATGGTTTGCCTTTTTATGGTATGCCTATTATTTAATGCCATTTTTGACCCGATATCCTGTTTTTCCCGTATCACTATTAGGAGGGTTTGCAGGGATGGCAAGTTACTTTGCCGGTAATGGTTTAGGTGCAGTGACTTTCCCAAACTCTGTAAGCAGTACGGCAATCATTTTGTTTGTTGAATGGTTTGTCATTATATTTGTGATATGTCGGGTTTATCGTTATGCAAATAGTGAAAAAATGGAAAACAAGCTTCTTTGCTCTACTGATTGGGACAAACGTAGTAAGCGCTGA
- a CDS encoding nuclear transport factor 2 family protein yields MDISEVGRLYQQLDKSSLFLLKDIYHQNIVFEDAAHRLVGIEQLERYFQGLYDNVLRCDFDIDELQQVGETGFLTWTMHLQHPKLSKGKNIEVSGVSHLKFSEGKVIYHRDYFDLGEMLYENLPLLGRVVKGIKQRLAQ; encoded by the coding sequence ATGGACATTTCAGAAGTTGGGAGACTTTACCAACAGCTAGACAAGTCGAGCTTATTTTTGCTCAAAGATATCTACCATCAAAATATTGTGTTCGAAGATGCTGCACATCGTTTAGTTGGGATTGAGCAACTAGAGCGTTACTTTCAGGGGTTATACGATAACGTTCTTCGCTGTGATTTTGATATTGATGAGCTGCAACAAGTCGGTGAGACTGGCTTCTTAACATGGACGATGCATCTCCAGCACCCGAAACTCTCCAAAGGCAAGAACATCGAAGTGAGTGGCGTAAGCCACCTAAAGTTCTCGGAAGGAAAGGTCATTTATCACAGAGACTACTTTGATCTGGGTGAGATGCTCTATGAAAATCTGCCTCTTCTTGGTCGTGTCGTTAAAGGTATCAAGCAGAGGCTAGCTCAATGA
- the purB gene encoding adenylosuccinate lyase, translated as MELSALTAVSPVDGRYGSKTIALREIFSEYGLLKYRTIVEIRWLQKLAATAEIAEVPAFSAEANQFLDDLAASFSEEDARRIKEIERTTNHDVKAVEYFLKEKVADVPELHAVNEFFHFACTSEDINNTSHALMLKEARENVILPEIRNLIDAIKALAVEYRDIPLLSRTHGQPASPSTMGKEMANVAYRMERQFKQIENVEILAKINGAVGNYNAHLSAYPELDWHKFSEEFITESLGVTWNPYTTQIEPHDYIAELFDAIARFNTILIDFDRDVWGYIALGHFKQKTIAGEIGSSTMPHKVNPIDFENSEGNLGLANAVFGHLAQKLPVSRWQRDLTDSTVLRNLGVGVGYAIIAYTSTLKGISKLEVNREALLAELDKNWEVLAEPVQTVMRRYGIEKPYEKLKELTRGKRVDGEAMRNFIDGLELPEHEKARLKEMTPANYIGQAIELTDKL; from the coding sequence ATGGAACTGTCAGCATTGACTGCTGTTTCACCAGTAGACGGCCGTTACGGAAGCAAGACAATTGCGTTACGCGAAATTTTCAGTGAATACGGTCTACTAAAGTACCGCACTATCGTTGAAATCCGCTGGCTACAAAAGCTTGCTGCTACTGCTGAAATTGCAGAAGTGCCAGCGTTTAGCGCAGAAGCAAATCAATTCCTAGACGACCTTGCTGCAAGCTTCTCTGAAGAAGATGCACGCCGTATCAAAGAGATCGAGCGTACAACTAACCATGACGTTAAAGCGGTTGAGTACTTTCTAAAAGAGAAAGTAGCAGACGTTCCTGAACTGCACGCTGTAAACGAGTTCTTCCACTTCGCATGTACTTCTGAAGACATCAACAACACATCACACGCTCTTATGCTTAAAGAAGCGCGTGAGAACGTGATTCTTCCAGAAATCCGCAACCTAATCGATGCTATCAAAGCGCTAGCAGTGGAATACCGCGACATTCCTCTTCTATCTCGTACACACGGTCAACCTGCTTCTCCATCTACTATGGGTAAAGAAATGGCAAACGTGGCGTACCGTATGGAGCGTCAGTTCAAGCAAATCGAAAACGTTGAGATCCTTGCGAAAATCAACGGTGCAGTAGGTAACTACAACGCACACCTTTCTGCTTACCCAGAGCTAGATTGGCACAAGTTCTCTGAAGAGTTCATCACTGAGTCTCTAGGTGTTACTTGGAACCCATACACAACTCAGATCGAACCACACGATTACATCGCTGAACTGTTCGACGCTATCGCTCGTTTCAACACTATCCTGATTGACTTCGACCGTGACGTTTGGGGTTACATTGCACTGGGCCACTTCAAGCAAAAAACCATTGCTGGTGAGATCGGTTCTTCAACAATGCCTCACAAAGTTAACCCAATCGACTTTGAAAACTCGGAAGGTAACCTAGGTCTTGCGAACGCTGTGTTCGGCCACCTAGCACAAAAACTGCCTGTTTCTCGCTGGCAACGTGACCTAACTGACTCAACGGTTCTACGTAACCTTGGTGTTGGTGTTGGCTACGCAATCATCGCTTACACTTCAACGCTTAAAGGCATCAGCAAGCTAGAAGTAAACCGCGAAGCACTTCTTGCTGAACTAGATAAGAACTGGGAAGTACTCGCAGAGCCAGTACAAACTGTAATGCGTCGTTACGGCATCGAGAAGCCATACGAGAAACTAAAAGAGCTGACTCGTGGTAAGCGTGTAGATGGCGAAGCAATGCGTAACTTCATCGATGGTCTTGAGCTTCCTGAGCACGAGAAAGCACGCCTTAAAGAGATGACACCAGCGAACTATATTGGTCAAGCAATCGAGCTAACTGATAAGCTGTAA
- the serC gene encoding 3-phosphoserine/phosphohydroxythreonine transaminase: MDNVYNFSAGPAGLPKAVMEKAQAEFVNWNELGTSVMEISHRSKEFIKVAEEAEQDLRDLLNIPSNYKVLFCQGGARAQFAAVPLNLLGEAKKATYIDAGYWAESAIKEAQKYCEVDAFLAKSEKDGKTAVLEASKWQIDSESAYVHFCPNETIDGIEISDLPVTDKPIVADMSSNILSKQIDVSKYGVIYAGAQKNIGPAGICIAIVRDDLLALASELLPSFINYKVLAEKDSMFNTPPTFAWYLSGLVFKWLKEQGGVAAMEQVNREKAEVLYGYIDQSDFYHNGVHPENRSRMNVPFQLAKPELDGLFLEQASARGLVALKGHRAVGGMRASIYNAMPLEGVKALVEFMKEFEANNA, encoded by the coding sequence ATGGACAATGTATATAACTTTAGTGCTGGCCCTGCAGGTCTGCCTAAAGCAGTGATGGAAAAAGCGCAAGCTGAGTTCGTAAACTGGAATGAGCTGGGCACGTCCGTCATGGAAATCAGTCACCGTAGTAAAGAGTTTATTAAAGTGGCTGAAGAGGCAGAGCAAGACTTACGTGATCTGCTGAATATTCCGAGTAACTACAAAGTACTGTTCTGTCAGGGAGGCGCTCGCGCTCAGTTTGCGGCGGTGCCATTAAACTTGCTTGGTGAGGCAAAGAAAGCGACTTACATTGATGCTGGTTATTGGGCCGAAAGTGCAATTAAAGAAGCGCAAAAATACTGTGAAGTGGATGCTTTTCTCGCAAAGTCAGAAAAAGATGGCAAAACGGCAGTATTAGAAGCTTCCAAGTGGCAGATCGATTCAGAATCTGCGTATGTTCATTTCTGTCCAAATGAAACCATTGATGGTATTGAAATTTCTGACTTGCCAGTGACGGATAAACCGATTGTAGCGGATATGTCTTCAAACATTCTGTCTAAACAGATAGATGTATCTAAATATGGCGTAATATATGCGGGCGCCCAAAAGAATATCGGTCCAGCAGGTATTTGTATTGCTATCGTTCGTGACGATTTACTCGCTCTAGCGAGCGAATTGTTGCCAAGCTTCATTAACTACAAAGTGTTGGCAGAAAAAGACTCGATGTTTAATACGCCCCCAACGTTTGCTTGGTATCTGTCAGGGTTAGTATTTAAGTGGCTTAAAGAGCAGGGCGGTGTTGCTGCAATGGAGCAGGTAAACCGAGAGAAAGCAGAAGTGCTTTATGGTTATATCGATCAATCCGATTTTTATCATAATGGCGTTCATCCAGAGAACCGTTCTCGTATGAACGTGCCTTTCCAGCTTGCTAAACCTGAGCTCGATGGTTTGTTTTTAGAGCAAGCGAGCGCACGTGGTCTAGTGGCTTTGAAAGGGCATCGTGCTGTTGGTGGCATGCGTGCTTCCATCTACAATGCAATGCCTCTTGAAGGGGTAAAAGCGTTGGTTGAATTCATGAAAGAGTTTGAAGCAAATAACGCTTAG
- a CDS encoding class I SAM-dependent methyltransferase has protein sequence MASSDALILNKRTSQLDKLTRALFFKLINHLDTGSLIIDETFESDESQRIHRFGFSSEGTPTASIEIHNPALYSRVLKGGSIAAAEAYMDGWWDSSDLIQVIELFALNMKMLDKLESKTSWMTQFTDKLQHWLNRNTLRNSTKNIHAHYDIGNSLYKLFLDSSMLYSAAVFNQPTDSLEVAQTNKMERLCQQLQLSKHDHVIEIGTGWGAMAIYMAKQYGCQVTTTTISEEQYNYTKQRIIEEKLEDKITLLKKDYRLLEGQFDKLVSIEMIEAVGKEFLSTFIEKCNSLLKANGLMAIQAITIADQRYDYYSRNVDFIQKYIFPGGFLPSVSVLTDAATSKSELVVRDLFDIGLDYQKTLEEWLCRFDKLLAEVRALGFDSRFIRMWRFYFCYCAGGFKARTISTVHMTFEKVG, from the coding sequence ATGGCCAGTAGTGATGCATTGATTTTAAATAAACGTACCAGCCAATTGGACAAACTAACACGAGCGCTTTTTTTTAAGCTGATTAACCATTTAGATACCGGCTCACTGATTATTGATGAGACATTTGAAAGTGATGAAAGTCAGCGTATTCACCGGTTTGGTTTTTCGTCTGAGGGAACCCCTACGGCCAGTATAGAAATTCACAACCCGGCACTTTATTCGCGTGTTCTAAAAGGTGGCAGTATCGCGGCGGCTGAAGCGTATATGGACGGGTGGTGGGATAGCTCTGATCTGATTCAGGTGATTGAGCTGTTTGCACTCAATATGAAAATGCTTGATAAGTTGGAGAGCAAAACCAGTTGGATGACTCAGTTCACTGATAAATTACAGCACTGGTTAAATCGTAATACGTTGCGAAATTCGACTAAAAACATTCACGCTCACTACGATATTGGTAATTCGTTATACAAGTTATTTTTAGACAGCTCGATGTTGTACTCGGCCGCAGTTTTTAATCAACCAACAGACAGTTTAGAAGTGGCTCAAACCAATAAAATGGAACGGTTATGTCAGCAATTACAACTGTCTAAACATGATCACGTTATCGAAATTGGTACGGGTTGGGGTGCGATGGCTATTTATATGGCGAAACAATATGGATGCCAAGTAACCACAACAACGATATCGGAGGAGCAATATAACTACACGAAACAACGCATAATCGAAGAGAAGCTAGAAGATAAAATCACTTTGCTTAAAAAAGATTACCGCTTATTAGAAGGGCAGTTTGATAAGTTAGTTTCCATTGAAATGATTGAAGCGGTCGGGAAAGAGTTTCTCTCTACCTTTATTGAGAAATGCAATTCCTTGCTAAAAGCGAATGGATTGATGGCCATTCAAGCAATTACGATCGCTGACCAACGTTATGATTATTACAGTCGAAATGTAGACTTTATCCAGAAATACATCTTTCCAGGTGGCTTTCTGCCTTCTGTCTCTGTACTGACCGATGCCGCTACATCGAAGAGTGAGTTGGTTGTAAGAGACTTATTTGATATTGGACTAGACTATCAAAAAACACTCGAAGAGTGGTTATGTCGCTTTGATAAATTACTAGCTGAGGTTAGAGCGTTAGGGTTTGATAGTCGATTTATAAGAATGTGGCGCTTCTATTTTTGTTATTGCGCAGGTGGCTTTAAAGCAAGAACGATTAGCACTGTACACATGACATTCGAGAAAGTCGGCTAG
- a CDS encoding NAD(P)/FAD-dependent oxidoreductase gives MKIAIIGTGISGLTCGYHLHKQHDITLYEANDYIGGHTATVDVELEGRMYSVDTGFIVYNDKTYPNFIKMMNEIGVSGKETEMSFSVRNDNQGLEYNGHTLRTLFAQKRNLFSPTFYRFIFEILRFNRAVKNSLYQDEDELTLGEFLESNAFSDYFCENYILPMGAAIWSSPMTDIRAFPFLFFARFFLNHGLLDVVNRPQWYVIEGGSKAYIPKLTKEFRHNIRLNSPVEKVWREGSGVWVMSLGKAEYYDHVILACHSDQALKLLADPNMSETEILQDLAYQANDVTLHLDESMLPTRKAAWASWNYHLSGNQGTFSSPPVLTYNMNILQHIESEHTFCVTLNGDAQISEDKVLRRFTYHHPVFNLKSMTAQQRRSEINGKRNTWFCGAYWHNGFHEDGVRSALSVVEDLQALSNACLVHRGAA, from the coding sequence ATGAAAATAGCAATAATAGGAACGGGTATTTCAGGCTTAACGTGTGGCTATCATCTTCATAAACAACATGACATCACGTTATATGAAGCAAATGACTATATTGGTGGCCATACCGCAACGGTGGATGTTGAATTAGAAGGGCGCATGTATTCAGTGGATACTGGCTTTATTGTTTACAACGACAAAACCTATCCCAACTTTATTAAAATGATGAACGAGATTGGTGTTTCAGGGAAAGAAACTGAAATGAGCTTCAGTGTTCGAAATGACAATCAGGGGCTCGAATATAATGGTCATACGCTTCGTACCTTGTTTGCTCAAAAACGTAATCTGTTTAGCCCAACATTTTATCGGTTTATCTTTGAAATATTGCGTTTTAACCGCGCTGTAAAAAATAGCCTGTATCAAGATGAGGATGAATTAACACTGGGTGAGTTCTTGGAAAGCAACGCATTTAGTGACTATTTTTGTGAGAATTATATTTTGCCCATGGGTGCTGCCATTTGGTCTTCTCCAATGACCGATATTCGCGCATTTCCTTTCTTATTCTTTGCGCGCTTCTTCCTTAATCATGGTTTGCTCGATGTGGTGAATCGTCCTCAATGGTATGTGATTGAGGGAGGCTCTAAAGCATACATTCCAAAATTGACCAAAGAGTTTCGTCATAATATTCGCTTAAACAGTCCGGTTGAAAAAGTTTGGAGAGAAGGCTCAGGCGTCTGGGTGATGAGTTTGGGGAAGGCGGAATACTACGACCACGTGATTTTAGCTTGTCATAGTGATCAGGCATTGAAGTTGTTGGCTGATCCCAATATGTCAGAAACAGAGATCTTACAAGATTTAGCTTATCAAGCGAATGATGTGACTCTGCATCTTGATGAATCAATGTTGCCCACCAGAAAAGCTGCGTGGGCTTCTTGGAATTATCACCTCTCTGGTAACCAAGGGACATTCAGTTCGCCACCTGTTCTGACTTATAACATGAACATACTGCAGCATATTGAGTCTGAGCATACATTCTGTGTCACGTTAAATGGCGATGCTCAAATTAGCGAAGATAAGGTATTACGACGTTTTACTTATCATCACCCCGTGTTTAACTTGAAGTCGATGACCGCCCAACAAAGACGAAGCGAAATTAATGGCAAACGCAATACTTGGTTTTGTGGCGCATATTGGCACAACGGTTTTCATGAAGATGGGGTGCGTAGCGCATTAAGTGTGGTGGAAGATCTGCAGGCATTATCAAATGCTTGCCTTGTTCATCGCGGAGCAGCATAA
- a CDS encoding DUF1365 domain-containing protein, translating into MVSQLNSHLFIGTVRHRRFSPVKHRLNYTLFSPCIDLDELAKVQERIWGLGDKWWHWARIKRSDYVGKAGDWKSAVHQKIYEITGDEVNGKVLAVVQLRYMGIYFSPVNFYYVFDAQQNWKYLLAEVSNTPWNERHYYVVPANQKRWVHNKAFHVSPFNPINQSYLWRIKPLTKQLFIHLECYENDKVFDATMVMKKIPLSSRALITQLIKTPVMAVKMVIGIYWNALKLWCKGAPFYSHPKYNSEPIKNNNEENR; encoded by the coding sequence ATGGTGTCGCAGCTAAATAGCCATTTATTCATCGGGACGGTTAGGCATCGGCGTTTCTCGCCAGTGAAGCATCGCCTTAACTATACTTTGTTCTCGCCCTGTATCGATCTCGATGAGTTAGCAAAAGTCCAAGAGCGAATTTGGGGGCTGGGTGACAAATGGTGGCACTGGGCTCGCATCAAACGCTCTGATTATGTTGGAAAAGCTGGGGATTGGAAGAGCGCAGTCCATCAGAAGATTTATGAGATCACGGGTGACGAAGTTAATGGCAAAGTGCTTGCTGTCGTTCAACTGCGCTATATGGGAATCTATTTCAGTCCGGTGAACTTCTATTATGTTTTTGATGCCCAGCAAAATTGGAAATATCTCTTAGCCGAAGTCAGCAATACGCCATGGAACGAAAGGCATTATTATGTTGTTCCAGCCAATCAGAAAAGATGGGTACATAATAAGGCTTTTCATGTCTCACCGTTCAATCCAATCAACCAGTCTTACCTCTGGCGAATAAAGCCTTTAACAAAGCAGCTTTTTATCCACCTTGAATGCTATGAAAACGACAAAGTCTTTGATGCCACCATGGTGATGAAAAAGATCCCGCTTTCTAGTCGAGCTTTGATCACCCAGTTGATCAAAACGCCTGTCATGGCAGTAAAAATGGTAATAGGGATTTATTGGAACGCGCTAAAGCTTTGGTGCAAAGGCGCTCCTTTTTACTCTCACCCCAAATATAACTCGGAACCAATAAAAAATAATAATGAGGAGAATCGGTGA
- a CDS encoding DUF3833 domain-containing protein, giving the protein MSWKAILLLICSFWFSGCSTDLNDYSDSNPAFNLFEYFDGNTKAWGMVQDYSQKQTRRFEVNIVGSVEGKTLTLVEDFVFDDGETDQRIWVITRLEDGRYQGKADDIIGVATGTEIGNALQWQYDFQLDVNDSTITVFFDDWLFRQDDKHVFNLTKIKKFGVEVGTITLFFQKIH; this is encoded by the coding sequence ATGAGTTGGAAAGCTATTCTCTTATTAATTTGCTCATTTTGGTTCTCGGGGTGCTCTACAGACTTAAACGACTATAGCGACAGCAACCCCGCATTTAACTTATTTGAGTATTTTGATGGGAACACCAAAGCTTGGGGAATGGTTCAAGATTATAGCCAAAAGCAAACTCGCCGTTTTGAAGTTAACATCGTTGGTTCTGTTGAGGGAAAGACACTGACGTTGGTTGAGGATTTTGTATTCGATGATGGAGAAACAGATCAACGGATATGGGTAATCACACGATTAGAAGATGGTCGCTATCAAGGAAAGGCGGATGACATCATTGGTGTGGCGACAGGGACGGAAATAGGTAATGCCTTGCAATGGCAATATGACTTTCAGTTGGACGTAAATGATTCAACCATCACGGTGTTTTTTGATGATTGGCTCTTTCGCCAAGATGACAAGCATGTGTTTAATCTAACGAAGATTAAGAAATTTGGTGTCGAAGTGGGAACCATCACGTTGTTCTTTCAGAAAATACATTGA